tcacctgattggctgatttGGGTATGGCATTTCATCATTGTCCTGTGCACCGCCATGCTGTATAAGACCTCATGTGCACACATTGGTGGATACATTTGGTCCCCTGTAAACAGTCGGGGCTCTGAGGGTGCTGCCTGGACATTATGTCAATAGTTCCCAACTGCCTTTGTCTTGTCACATTcagctccccatcacagaatgctccggaagtgacgttcccttcgccgccatcttgctacaccccacactcctgcacactaatgatagagtgagaagggggcaagcggacatcttgttacacccaccggagttttagatttcacagttattttcaacacaaaacggagcttatgtgcttaaatacagtgtttgcaaatccgacggactgtttgcatgttaaattttaaaagcagcagcaaacctgctggccttacatggttgctaatgtgaccgaacacctctgattttcacatttaacagtctgtcggatttacaaatactggggtagattcacgtagttcggcgtttctttgtgcgggcgtaacgtatcctatttacgttacgcctccgcaacttttacaggcaagtgccgtattcttaaaagaaagttgcggcggcgtagcgtaaataggccggcgtaagcccgcctaattcaaatagtgaagaggtgggcgtgtgtaatttaaattaggcttgacccgacgtgattgacgtttttccagaACGGCGCATGCCTTTATGGaagaatggcaagaagaaagacattttttaaagatatccataaaaagtgtcgtttaaagtttgccacaagccacctgggagacacaccaaacatgtggaagaaggtgctctggtcagatgaaacccaaatccaactttttggcaacaatgcaaaacgttatgtttggcgtaaaagcaacacagctcatcaccctgaacacaccatccccactgtgaaacatggtggtggcagcatcatggttttggcctgcttttcttcagcagggacagggaagatggttaaaattgatgggaagatggatggagccaagtacaggaccattctggaagaaaacctgatggagtctgcaaaagacctgagaccgggacggagatttgtcttccaacaagacaatgatccaaaacataaagcaaaatctacaatggaatggttcacaaataaacatatccaggtgttagaatggccaagtcaaagtccagacctgaatccaatcgagaatctgtggaaagaactgaaaactgctgttcacaaacgctctccatccaacctcactgagctcgagcggttttgcaaggaggaatgggcaaaaatttcagtctctcgatgtgcaaaactgatagagacataccccaagtgacttacagctgtaatcgcagcaaaaggtttgtaggtaaagttgatccggggtaaatccgattgcctctcgggggatcaggaaggaattttttcccctgctgtagcaaattggatctcatgctctgttgggtttttttttctctggatcaactgtgggtatagagttgggtgtatgggattgtattgtgttttttattttgtttgtttatttttttgtggttgaacttgatggacttgtgtcttttttcaacctgactaactatgtaactatgtaaaaggtggcgctacagaGCATTAacttaaagggggctgaataattttgcacgcccaattttttatttgttaaaaaagtttgaaatatccaatatgtttgggggttctaagtaattttctaacagaaaaaaaaagattttcacaaaaagtgccagaaaatgcccagtcttcaagtggttaaatatatatatatatatttatatatactttacaaccactttaaccacttaaggaccccctactgatgatatacgtcggcagaatggcacggctgggcacaggtacgtcgcctttaagtgcccagccgtgggtccgaagctccgtgaccgcacctgcgggacccgcggacccaatcaccgccggtgtcccgcgatcggtcacaggagctgaagaacggggagaggcgagtgtaaacaaaccttcccccgttcttctctgtggcaatttCAGTGATCGtctcttccctgatatagggaacgatgatcactgatgtcacacgtctgGCCCCGCCCACCTACAGTTGGAAACAcacatggggtcacacttaacccctacagcacctcctagtggttaactcctaaactgcaattgtcattttcacagttatcagtgcatttttatagcacttttcgctgtgaaaatgacaatggtcccaaaaatgtgtcaagactgtccgatgtgtccgccataatgtcacagtcaccaaaaaaaatcgctgatcgccgccattagtagtaaaaaaataaatattaataaaaatgccataaaactatcccctatattgtaaacgctataaattttgcgcaaaccaatcgataaacgcttattgcgatatttttctttaccaaaaataggtagaagaatacgtatcggcctaaactaaggggaaaaaaaatgtttttttatatattttttggggatatttattatagaaaaaagtaaaaaatattgattttttttcaaaattgtcgctctatttttgtttatagcgcaaaaaataaaaaccaaagaggtgatcaaataccaccaaaagaaagctctatttgtggggaaaaaaggacgccaattttgtttgggagccacgtcgcacgaccgcgcaattgtcagttaaagcaacgcagtgccgaatcgcaaaaactggccaggtcctttagctgcataatggtccgggtcttaagtggttaaacctgaaCCTTCCTGGGGAAGTCCCCTCTTTGTGTAACTCTTCGTTCTCTTGCATCAGCTCAACCCAGAGCTCTCCAGAAACAACACCAGATTGTGGTATTTTGTCTCTTTAATGTCCCTGATGATGAACATCTGCTTCACAAATCTGCCACTAGGGAAATACAGTGTATAGCCCACCATTGCTGATCATTCCTGACGTTTCCTCCGATCCTCTCTCCTTACATTCCAATCAATCTTCAATGTGTTCTACTCAGAGCAATGCAATAAGAAAACTACGattgtataaaaatgtttttatattctatttactAAGTTGCAACAGTGCTAAAAACGCGCCAGTAAAAAAATCTTAGACTCTGTTCCATGCTCAGTTTACACGCCCTCCGCTGAGACAAGACACCTGAAACATCTGCAGTGCATCTGTTTTCCATcacaaccttctttttttttttttcatgattttctTAAAGAATGAAGAGGGAATCTCCACGTTCACTCCACTAAATGCAAATTGTTCATAATCAGTAGACAAAACCAGCACACACAGGAGAAATAtcctaaatctggccatacactattAGATATTGTCATACAATGAATCCCTCTCTACTGGGCTATTGTAGTCTGACAGCTGCCAGTGGTGGCtggacatgtgcagaacgaaaacaATGTGTTTAGTTTCATTATTTACCTAAATtcatttagttaaatttgtttcattcgtttaaggcctcattcacacgacgggccgttcgggtccgcctgtcacggacctgaacggccgctccatgcatccctatggagcgtcggatgtcagcggagacatgtccgctgacatccgatccgatccgctaaaaacagacgtatgggggccacgtccccatccgtccatgcggatcgggtaagatctgatgaaaacggacatgctgtccgcaGGGCTGGAttttctctccctgccgccccaaggcaaggttccacaatgcaccccctccccgccaaccgaaccccccccccccaaaatcaactgagaatgtgcggcacggttagttcaaatatgtgtttttttttttatcacttttttttatttttatttatttgtagcttgtcgcttactttcttaaatttttgtataattttcttattatttttcttattatttttcttattctttacttttttattttattaatttaattattatttcttattatttatttattttttatacatttttttcacttaccttttttgctatcacacaggagaaaacaatttcctgtgtgatagcaattggaggtgacatgttctctttattgaccctgtcacctccaaaacaggagtcctagcactgtgctagaactcctgtcacagctgagatgggaagagcacagctctcccctctctctgtgtacatcggcagcagggacaggagacagactcggtggccaggggggggggggggggggcccgaagacagagccagcaaagagaggtatgtggggtggggggagaggggaggacggacgggagcacatattttacaaatgatttcggcgacatcgccgcaatcacttgttaacgagcgagaggattcccccataacttaccgcccttaactgtatcttccgggcgtcgggggactccatgccactgccgccccttggagccctgctgccccaaggcctggcctcagtggccttgtgggaaatcctggcctggctgtccgttttcatcagatcgctccataggacacagcggtgcccgacaagcccctccccgctcagtgagtagagaggagcttgtcatccgtcggctcagcggggatctgcattctgatctcccgctgagctggcgggagcaggcggactccgtaggaacggagtccgcctgtgtgaatggagcctaactcgTTTTCGGGATTAGTTTCGTTTATGCGTTTTCAAACCCATTTGAATAATTTcccaattcaattttttttcgaatagttttcgaattagaatagttttccaatttccaaaaataataaaatagaatagaaaaaaaaggaatagaatataatttttttttctattctattcctttgttttctattctattttattatctttGGCATTCGGACAACTATCCGATCCCAGTGTTGTGTTTCATGCAAAGTCCCGCTGCCCCCTTTGTCCCCCATTTTGTCCTTTATTGTAACTATTCAAATTAAAAAACGATTTGAATTCAGATTTCGTCCGCATTCGAATTTCGTTATTTCAGATTAGTTTCAATTCGGAACTATCCTAATTCGGATACAACGGAAATTTCCGAAGAACGAAAATTTGTCCGCATTTTAATTGTGGTGGTTATCAGAGTAGCCAAACATTAACTGCATCTAGTTTGGTAGTGGGTTTTCTGCCTGGCTCCTTTAATTTTTCAGTCGAAGGatgccggggggggagggggctaacAAGGCCACCCCACCAAGCAAATTTTGTCCGTTTCATCGGAACCTGCCTGAAATTccaaggcttcatgcacactggacttaaGGTATTAAAGTAGAGGTtaacccggaaatgtaaatttttaacattagattgaggctcattttgtgaaggggaatcgggtagtttttttttaaatcgaagcagtacttaccgttttagagagcgatcttctctgccgcttccgggtatggtctttgggactgggcgttcctatttgattgacaggcttccgacaggcttccgacggtcgcatctatcacgtcacgattttccaaaagtagctgaatgtcggtgcgcaggcgccgtaaaaagGGCCGCaacgacgtttggcttctttcagctactcgtgacgcgatgtatgcgaccgtcggaagcctgtcagtagactgtcaatcaaataggaacacccagtcccgaagacccatacccggaagcggcggagaagatcgctctctaaaattgtaagtactgcttcgttttttaaaaaaactacccgattccccttgacaaaatgagcatcaatctaatgttaaaaaaaaaatttcgggtgaactcccgctttaaggggaaccctgcaccatttttttttaaatggcgtagggatCCTCCTCaaaaaccataccaggcccttcaggtctggtatggatactaaggggaaccctgcgccaatttttttttaaaaaagtggtgcgggagtccccccaaaaatcaataccaggcccttatctgagcacgcaacctggcaggttgcaggaaaagggggggcacCCCCCTCCCaaaccatatcaggccacatgccctcaacatgttcccatgttgatgttcgactcgaaaatccggctcatccctactattgAGGATGAGgccatatagtgtatggccagctttattatTCAAATGAGTGACAGTCACATAAGATAAATATTTAGCCCACAGCCAGCTTTACCTTTCTCCAGCGCCTTCTTAAGGGCCAAGGCCACATCCTTCTCATCGATGGCGTCTAGAACCTCCACCGTCAATTCGGGTCCATAAGGAGCTGTGTAGTGACTCAATATCACATCCACTACGTCAAGAGGTTTTGCCTTCTCTAGTTTTCTCTTGCGAATCTTTGTGTAGCCCTCCTTGATTTCCCAGTCTCTTATTTTGGCACAGAACTTCTCGAAGCTCTCCTCACCCAGATCCTCCAAGGCGGTAAGCAATTCATCTCGCACAGTCCGTGCCATCCTCCCCTATGTGGTGCCTCAAGAGATGCCAAACTCCGCTCCGTCTCCAGCAGCTCGCCTGTTCTTCCACTTCCACGGAAATGAGATCTGCAAATTTCGAGCTGAATGAAAAGTGAAAGCAACTTATTTGTTCTTTTCCCgccttgaaaaaataaaaataaccctgACTTAGTTCAAAGTCAGCCAGGCTTGTGTCAGCCAGAGGAGGTCGGCTTGTTTTTTGGTGCAGCAGTGAAGATTTGGTTgaatgtttttttctgagtgttggACGTATAATGCAGCTTTGTAGATGAAGAGGACACTCCAACCACCACCGGAAATATAGTAGTAGTTCATTTCCTATAACATCAGTTTCCTCTTTCAGAAATTTTTTATCTGCACTAATCTTTCACACTTGACAACCGTGGTGTGTCATAATTccacagctcccaactgtccctgatttcggaggactgtccctgattaggagcaatgtccctctgtcgctcgttcctcctcatttgtccctcattttggtctgatctatatagttgtatataaaatgcactatttagcttttttttttttttttcaaatatataggcccggattcacgtagcacttacgccgacgtatctcgagatacgccgcgtaagtgcacatatgcgccgtcgtatctatgcgcctgactctgaaagcaagatacgcctgaaactaggctttatccgaccgacgtaagtttcctacgccgtcgtatcgtgggcgcatatttacgctggccgcaagtggcgctcccattgatttacgattcgaatatgcaaatgagtaaaatacgccgattcacgaacgtacttgcgcccggcgcattaatatacgtaagtagtacatccggcgtaaagttacgactcataaagtaggtgtaa
The Rana temporaria chromosome 6, aRanTem1.1, whole genome shotgun sequence DNA segment above includes these coding regions:
- the LOC120943042 gene encoding apoptosis-associated speck-like protein containing a CARD isoform X5; its protein translation is MARTVRDELLTALEDLGEESFEKFCAKIRDWEIKEGYTKIRKRKLEKAKPLDVVDVILSHYTAPYGPELTVEVLDAIDEKDVALALKKALEKVKERKSKNPNEESPSTSEVKERKKPNEDPPSDPFGFLYSALRMNMNSL
- the LOC120943042 gene encoding apoptosis-associated speck-like protein containing a CARD isoform X4; translated protein: MARTVRDELLTALEDLGEESFEKFCAKIRDWEIKEGYTKIRKRKLEKAKPLDVVDVILSHYTAPYGPELTVEVLDAIDEKDVALALKKALEKVEGFTGGKKPKEEPPSTSEVKERKKPNEDPPSDPFGFLYSALRMNMNSL
- the LOC120943042 gene encoding apoptosis-associated speck-like protein containing a CARD isoform X2, translating into MARTVRDELLTALEDLGEESFEKFCAKIRDWEIKEGYTKIRKRKLEKAKPLDVVDVILSHYTAPYGPELTVEVLDAIDEKDVALALKKALEKVEGFTGGKKPKEEPPSTSEASAPEPQEDHLVYNHQEAPIARVALVSPILDFK
- the LOC120943042 gene encoding apoptosis-associated speck-like protein containing a CARD isoform X1 is translated as MARTVRDELLTALEDLGEESFEKFCAKIRDWEIKEGYTKIRKRKLEKAKPLDVVDVILSHYTAPYGPELTVEVLDAIDEKDVALALKKALEKVEGFTGGKKPKEEPPSTSEVKERKSKNPNEESPSTSEVKERKKPNEDPPSDPFGFLYSALRMNMNSL